The Solibacillus sp. FSL W7-1464 genome contains a region encoding:
- a CDS encoding FUSC family protein, producing the protein MKLGARVLKTGVAIVFALFLAQILNVPSPVFAAIAAVFAIQPSIYRSYLTILEQIQGNIIGATVAVLFGLIFGHHIVSVGIAAIIVLGIMMKLKLEKSVSLALVTMIAIMEVPGDDFLMFGLIRFSTVMLGVFAAFVVNLLFLPPKYEIKLFKMINSVQDDIIRWTRLAVRQASEHTSTKMAVNKLQSRLNEIDTMYGFFKEERNYFRNRKFVKARKLVIYRQMLLTSKKSYELLVRLHKHENELGKLPSKFQVIIQERLDFLLTYHEQLLLKYTGKLRPEHSKWTRHEEYLQGSELMEQFIKQIALAQEEAAEDEQFSSYHLLYILSRILDYEENLEHLDTLIVSYRSFHSEEKNLDLESEFY; encoded by the coding sequence ATGAAACTAGGTGCACGCGTTTTAAAAACGGGTGTTGCAATCGTTTTCGCTTTATTTTTAGCTCAAATACTGAATGTACCTTCACCTGTGTTTGCTGCAATTGCTGCTGTTTTCGCAATCCAGCCTTCTATTTACCGCTCTTATCTTACAATTTTAGAGCAAATACAGGGTAATATAATCGGCGCTACCGTTGCAGTCCTGTTCGGTCTCATCTTCGGACATCATATCGTGTCTGTCGGAATTGCGGCTATTATTGTACTTGGTATTATGATGAAGCTAAAGCTTGAAAAATCTGTATCCCTTGCACTTGTAACGATGATCGCCATTATGGAAGTACCGGGCGATGATTTTCTAATGTTCGGTTTAATCCGATTTAGTACTGTTATGCTAGGCGTTTTTGCCGCTTTCGTTGTAAACTTATTGTTTTTACCGCCTAAATACGAAATAAAACTATTTAAAATGATCAACTCTGTCCAGGATGATATCATTCGCTGGACACGTTTGGCCGTTCGTCAAGCTAGTGAACACACATCTACAAAAATGGCAGTAAATAAATTGCAGTCCCGACTAAATGAAATTGATACAATGTACGGTTTTTTCAAAGAAGAACGCAACTATTTCAGAAACCGGAAGTTTGTGAAAGCCAGAAAGCTTGTTATTTACCGTCAAATGTTATTAACTTCGAAAAAGAGCTATGAGTTGCTCGTCCGTTTACACAAACATGAAAATGAGCTCGGAAAGTTACCTAGTAAATTTCAAGTAATTATTCAGGAACGTTTAGATTTCTTACTAACCTACCACGAACAACTGTTATTGAAATATACCGGGAAACTCAGGCCGGAACATTCAAAATGGACACGGCACGAAGAATATCTGCAAGGCAGTGAGCTAATGGAGCAGTTTATCAAACAGATTGCCCTTGCTCAGGAAGAGGCAGCGGAGGATGAGCAGTTTTCAAGCTACCATCTGCTTTATATTTTATCGCGGATTTTGGATTACGAGGAAAACCTGGAGCATCTGGATACATTGATCGTATCCTATCGCAGCTTCCATAGTGAAGAAAAAAACTTAGATCTGGAATCAGAGTTCTACTAA
- a CDS encoding ABC transporter permease, which produces MLHYIGKRLLHLIPVLLGMTFLVFLIIRAIPGDPAQVILGQQATADAIAALRLKLGLDNPWYIQYFDYLKGIVTGDLGESLRTRQPISSEMWPYLAATFELAFFAMIIAIIVGVNAGIVSAWFQNSWFDYLAMVIALIGVSMPIFWLGLMEQWAFGIQLGWLPTSGREEVRDPVMAITHFYLIDTLWQGRFDQFIVVFKHLLLPGIALATIPTAIIARMTRASMLEVMRSDFVRTARAKGQKMFVVVYKHALKNALIPVLTVVGLQTGMLLGGAILTETIFSWPGIGRYIYEAIGFRDYPVIQSGILIVAFLFVMINLIVDLLYTVIDSRIKYN; this is translated from the coding sequence ATGCTTCACTACATTGGCAAACGTCTACTGCATTTAATACCTGTATTACTCGGGATGACCTTTTTAGTATTTCTGATCATTCGTGCCATTCCCGGTGATCCGGCACAAGTCATTTTAGGACAGCAAGCTACTGCAGATGCAATCGCGGCACTTCGCCTGAAACTGGGTCTGGATAATCCGTGGTATATTCAATATTTCGATTACTTAAAAGGGATTGTAACGGGAGATTTGGGAGAGTCATTAAGAACGAGGCAGCCGATCTCTTCTGAAATGTGGCCATACTTAGCAGCTACATTTGAACTGGCATTTTTCGCGATGATTATTGCAATTATCGTCGGGGTAAATGCAGGGATTGTTTCGGCATGGTTTCAAAATTCATGGTTTGATTACTTAGCGATGGTGATTGCTTTAATCGGTGTTTCGATGCCGATTTTCTGGTTAGGTTTAATGGAGCAATGGGCATTCGGTATTCAGCTGGGATGGTTGCCGACATCGGGACGGGAAGAAGTGCGGGATCCGGTTATGGCAATTACTCACTTTTACTTAATTGATACATTATGGCAAGGCCGGTTTGATCAATTTATTGTTGTTTTTAAGCACTTATTATTACCTGGCATTGCACTTGCAACGATTCCGACGGCGATCATTGCACGTATGACAAGAGCCTCCATGTTGGAAGTAATGCGTTCGGATTTTGTACGTACAGCACGGGCAAAAGGTCAAAAAATGTTCGTCGTTGTTTATAAGCATGCATTGAAAAATGCGTTGATTCCTGTTTTGACAGTGGTCGGCTTGCAAACAGGCATGCTTTTAGGCGGCGCTATTTTAACGGAAACGATTTTCAGCTGGCCGGGAATTGGGCGCTATATATACGAAGCGATAGGATTCCGCGATTATCCTGTCATCCAGTCAGGTATTTTAATCGTTGCCTTTTTATTCGTGATGATCAACCTGATTGTTGACCTTTTATATACCGTGATTGATTCGCGCATTAAATACAACTAG
- a CDS encoding ABC transporter ATP-binding protein encodes MSRKAVLEVRELETTFFSDSGKVAAVDRISFSIHEGEILAIVGESGCGKSVTSLSIMGLVPNPPGKITNGEILLKGQDISKLSDKQMRKIRGNEIAMIFQEPMTSLNPLFTIGNQLIEAIRIHHPKWSKKEASTRAVEIMKLVGLPRAEQLLKDYPHQLSGGMRQRVMIAMALVCNPKVLIADEPTTALDVTIQAQILKLMRDLNERLNTAVLLITHDLGVVAETCERVIVMYAGQIVEEAPVNEIFRNPQHPYTKGLIQSVPDMRYKKDTLYSIPGNVPKPGSILEGCRFAARCEYAFDRCMTNTPPLYESSGTHKARCFLLDMEEGGVTHVESAAES; translated from the coding sequence ATGAGTCGAAAAGCTGTGCTTGAAGTGAGAGAGTTAGAAACGACATTTTTTTCAGACAGTGGAAAGGTTGCGGCTGTCGATCGAATAAGCTTTTCAATTCATGAAGGGGAAATACTCGCCATTGTAGGGGAGTCCGGCTGTGGCAAAAGTGTTACCTCCCTATCCATTATGGGCCTTGTGCCGAATCCTCCCGGAAAAATAACAAATGGGGAAATTTTACTGAAAGGGCAAGACATTTCAAAGCTTTCAGATAAGCAAATGCGCAAAATACGAGGCAATGAAATCGCGATGATTTTCCAGGAGCCTATGACTTCGCTGAATCCATTGTTTACAATCGGGAACCAATTGATCGAGGCAATCAGAATTCACCATCCGAAGTGGTCAAAAAAAGAAGCGAGTACCCGGGCGGTGGAAATCATGAAGCTGGTCGGTTTGCCGCGCGCGGAACAGTTGCTTAAAGACTATCCACATCAGCTGTCGGGAGGGATGCGGCAACGTGTAATGATTGCGATGGCCCTTGTATGCAATCCGAAAGTACTTATTGCCGACGAACCGACAACAGCCCTCGATGTAACTATCCAAGCCCAAATTTTAAAGTTAATGCGGGACTTAAATGAACGGCTGAACACCGCTGTTTTACTCATTACACATGATTTAGGTGTTGTTGCGGAAACCTGTGAGCGCGTCATTGTCATGTATGCGGGGCAAATCGTAGAAGAAGCTCCGGTTAATGAAATATTCAGAAATCCGCAGCACCCTTATACAAAAGGACTTATCCAGTCAGTACCGGATATGCGTTATAAAAAGGATACGCTTTATTCGATTCCCGGGAATGTTCCGAAACCAGGTTCGATTTTGGAAGGATGCCGTTTTGCAGCACGTTGTGAATATGCATTCGATCGTTGTATGACAAATACTCCTCCGCTCTATGAATCATCCGGTACACATAAAGCTAGATGCTTTTTATTGGATATGGAAGAAGGGGGAGTCACACATGTCGAAAGTGCTGCTGAAAGTTGA
- a CDS encoding ABC transporter substrate-binding protein, which yields MRKGKLYLVSLMMLLIMSLFLAACGTDDAETSSSETSNDSSTDTDSNTTDNSSSSTPQVLVFGRGADSVSLDPGIVTDGESFKVTQNLFETLLNFGEQDTTINPGLAKEWEVSEDGLTYTFQLQEGVKFHDGTDFNAEAVIKNINRWKGGKEEDFYYFNSMFKAEGEDIIKDVTAEGDYTVVFTLSRPQAPFLKNLAMSPFGIGSPTAFEAAGDKFGDNPVGTGPFKFTDWKRNDSITIEKFEDYWQEGLPKLDKVIFRSIPDNSARLNELMAGNIDLADGINPSDGKTVEGDSTLQLIERPSMNIGYLGLTNTRAPFDNKLVRQAVNYAIDKQAIVDAFFEGRAEVAANPMPPSISGYNDAISPYPYDPEKAKSLLAEAGYDGKEIELWAMPVPRPYMPDGAKVAEVIQKNLEDVGIPSKIVTFEWATYLEKANNGEADAFMLGWTGDNGDADNFIYTLLDKDNIGSNNYAYYTNEEVHSLLIQAQSETDENVRNELYKKAQEIIHDDAPWVPLAHSTPLLAAKAGVKGFLPHPTGSDKLDNVSME from the coding sequence TTGAGGAAAGGTAAATTGTATTTAGTAAGTCTTATGATGCTATTAATAATGTCATTATTTTTAGCTGCTTGCGGTACTGACGATGCAGAAACGTCATCATCAGAAACAAGCAATGATTCAAGTACAGATACAGACAGCAATACGACAGACAATTCAAGTTCTTCAACACCTCAAGTTTTAGTATTTGGCCGTGGAGCAGATTCTGTTTCACTTGACCCAGGCATCGTAACAGATGGCGAATCATTCAAAGTAACGCAAAACCTATTTGAAACATTACTGAACTTCGGGGAACAGGATACAACGATCAACCCTGGACTAGCAAAAGAATGGGAAGTAAGTGAAGACGGTTTAACTTATACATTCCAGCTTCAGGAAGGTGTAAAATTCCATGACGGCACAGACTTCAATGCAGAAGCGGTTATTAAAAATATCAACCGCTGGAAAGGTGGAAAAGAGGAAGATTTCTACTATTTCAACTCGATGTTTAAAGCAGAGGGCGAAGATATTATTAAAGATGTTACGGCAGAAGGGGATTACACAGTTGTCTTCACACTTTCCCGTCCGCAGGCACCATTCCTTAAAAACTTGGCAATGAGCCCGTTCGGAATTGGTTCTCCAACTGCATTTGAAGCAGCAGGCGATAAATTCGGCGATAACCCTGTAGGTACAGGTCCATTTAAATTTACAGACTGGAAACGTAATGACTCAATTACGATTGAGAAGTTTGAAGATTACTGGCAAGAAGGTTTACCGAAATTAGATAAAGTTATTTTCCGTTCAATTCCGGATAACTCTGCTCGTCTAAATGAATTAATGGCAGGCAATATCGATTTAGCTGATGGTATTAATCCTTCAGACGGTAAAACAGTGGAAGGTGATTCGACGTTACAACTGATTGAACGTCCATCAATGAACATTGGCTATTTAGGTTTAACGAATACACGCGCACCGTTTGATAACAAACTGGTACGTCAGGCAGTAAACTATGCAATCGATAAACAGGCGATTGTTGATGCGTTCTTTGAAGGACGTGCAGAAGTGGCGGCAAACCCGATGCCACCATCAATTAGCGGTTACAACGATGCAATTTCCCCATATCCGTATGATCCTGAAAAAGCGAAATCTTTATTAGCTGAAGCTGGTTATGACGGAAAAGAAATTGAGTTATGGGCAATGCCGGTACCTCGTCCATATATGCCGGACGGAGCGAAAGTTGCGGAAGTTATTCAGAAAAACTTAGAAGATGTTGGGATTCCATCGAAAATCGTAACATTTGAATGGGCAACATATTTGGAAAAAGCGAACAACGGTGAAGCAGATGCATTCATGCTTGGCTGGACTGGTGATAATGGAGATGCAGACAACTTCATCTACACATTATTAGACAAAGACAATATCGGTTCAAACAACTATGCGTACTATACTAATGAAGAAGTTCATAGTCTATTAATCCAGGCGCAGTCTGAAACAGATGAAAATGTGCGTAATGAATTATACAAAAAAGCACAGGAAATCATTCATGACGATGCTCCATGGGTTCCGCTTGCTCACTCTACACCACTACTTGCAGCTAAAGCAGGTGTGAAAGGGTTCTTGCCGCACCCAACAGGCTCTGATAAATTAGATAACGTTTCAATGGAGTAA
- a CDS encoding glutamate-1-semialdehyde 2,1-aminomutase: MNHTKSEQLHAEALEHIVGGVNSPSRSYKAVGGGAPVVMVRGKGAYFWDVDGNRYIDYLAAYGPIVTGHGHPHIAKAIAHAAETGVLFGTPTEHEIKFAKMLKDAIPTLDKVRFNNSGTEAVMTCVRVARAFTGRTKIIKFAGCYHGHFDQVLVAAGSGPATLGSPDSAGVPHAVATEVITVPFNNKEEFTLAMEKWGNDVAGILIEPIVGNFGIVEPHKGFLEHVHALAKEYGALTIHDEVITAFRFHYGAAHTMLGLTPDLVAMGKVIGGGLPIGAYGGRKEVMETVAPLGPAYQAGTMAGNPASMQAGIACLEVLQQPGIYGEMDRLGALLEEGILAAAQKHNVTITLNRLKGAFAIYFTDVKVENYEQAENTDGEKFGRFFKLMLSQGINLAPSKYEAWFLTTEHTDADVEETLKAVDYAFSQL, encoded by the coding sequence ATGAATCATACTAAATCTGAACAGCTTCATGCAGAAGCACTCGAACATATCGTCGGCGGGGTAAACAGTCCATCCCGTTCTTATAAAGCAGTAGGCGGCGGAGCACCTGTTGTCATGGTCCGCGGTAAAGGAGCATACTTTTGGGATGTGGACGGTAATCGTTACATCGATTATTTAGCAGCCTACGGACCGATCGTTACAGGCCACGGCCATCCTCATATTGCAAAAGCCATCGCACATGCAGCAGAAACAGGCGTATTATTCGGTACACCGACAGAACATGAAATTAAATTTGCTAAAATGCTGAAAGATGCTATTCCTACATTGGATAAAGTGCGTTTTAACAACTCCGGTACAGAAGCCGTGATGACATGTGTACGTGTAGCACGCGCATTTACAGGCCGTACAAAAATTATTAAATTCGCCGGCTGCTACCACGGACACTTCGACCAAGTACTTGTCGCTGCTGGATCAGGTCCAGCAACATTAGGTTCACCTGATTCTGCCGGTGTTCCCCATGCTGTCGCAACTGAAGTCATTACCGTACCTTTCAACAATAAGGAAGAATTTACATTAGCAATGGAAAAATGGGGCAATGATGTTGCGGGGATTTTAATCGAGCCAATTGTCGGCAACTTCGGAATTGTAGAACCGCATAAAGGATTTTTGGAACATGTGCATGCACTGGCAAAAGAGTATGGTGCATTAACAATTCACGATGAAGTTATTACAGCTTTCCGTTTCCACTACGGTGCAGCACATACTATGCTCGGCTTAACTCCGGACTTAGTTGCAATGGGGAAAGTAATCGGCGGCGGTCTGCCAATCGGTGCATACGGTGGTCGTAAAGAAGTTATGGAAACAGTTGCTCCACTTGGCCCTGCATATCAGGCTGGTACTATGGCCGGAAACCCTGCAAGTATGCAAGCAGGTATTGCATGTCTTGAAGTGTTGCAGCAACCGGGGATTTATGGAGAAATGGATCGCTTAGGTGCCCTTCTTGAAGAAGGTATTTTAGCTGCTGCCCAAAAACATAATGTGACGATTACATTAAACCGTTTAAAAGGCGCATTCGCTATTTACTTCACTGATGTAAAAGTGGAAAATTACGAGCAAGCGGAAAATACGGACGGTGAAAAGTTCGGCCGCTTCTTCAAATTAATGTTATCTCAAGGCATCAACTTAGCCCCATCAAAATATGAAGCATGGTTCTTAACGACAGAACATACAGATGCAGACGTAGAAGAAACGTTAAAAGCAGTGGATTACGCATTTTCTCAACTATAA
- a CDS encoding ABC transporter ATP-binding protein, whose translation MSKVLLKVDNLKKYFPIRHGMFARHVGDVKAVDDVSFELYEGETLGIVGESGCGKSTTGRAIMRLHEPTDGQVTFDGVELTKLNSEQMRKVRREIQMVFQDPYASLNPRHTVEKILEEPLIVHGIGNAKERKKKVREYLEIVGLSSYHAKRYPHQFSGGQRQRIGIARALMTNPKLIIADEPVSALDVSIQAQVLNLMQRLQEDLKLTYIFIAHDLGVVRHISDRVGVMYLGRLVEIAESESLYHEPLHPYTQALLSAVPIPDPQFEREQLLLKGDIPSPSNPPTGCTFHTRCPFAMEKCKQVTPMLQQVKPGHSVACHLYETPQ comes from the coding sequence ATGTCGAAAGTGCTGCTGAAAGTTGACAATCTGAAAAAGTATTTCCCGATCCGGCATGGGATGTTTGCACGCCATGTAGGTGATGTGAAGGCTGTCGATGACGTATCGTTTGAGCTTTATGAAGGGGAAACATTAGGCATTGTCGGAGAATCCGGCTGTGGGAAATCTACTACGGGCCGTGCGATTATGCGTTTGCATGAACCTACAGATGGCCAGGTGACATTTGATGGCGTAGAGCTCACAAAGTTAAACAGCGAACAAATGCGAAAAGTCCGAAGGGAAATCCAAATGGTGTTTCAGGATCCGTATGCTTCATTGAATCCAAGACATACGGTTGAAAAAATTTTAGAGGAACCGTTAATTGTCCACGGAATCGGCAATGCGAAGGAGCGCAAAAAGAAAGTCCGTGAATATTTGGAAATCGTCGGTTTAAGCTCCTATCATGCGAAGCGCTATCCACACCAGTTTAGCGGGGGACAAAGACAGCGGATCGGTATTGCCAGAGCTTTAATGACTAATCCGAAACTGATTATTGCAGATGAACCGGTATCTGCACTGGACGTATCCATTCAAGCACAAGTATTAAATTTAATGCAGCGATTGCAGGAAGATTTGAAACTGACATATATATTTATTGCCCATGATTTAGGGGTTGTGCGACATATTAGTGACCGGGTAGGTGTGATGTACTTGGGAAGGCTAGTCGAAATTGCGGAGAGCGAATCGTTATATCATGAGCCATTACATCCCTACACACAAGCGCTATTATCGGCTGTACCAATTCCGGATCCGCAGTTTGAGCGGGAACAGCTATTGCTCAAAGGGGATATTCCGAGCCCGTCAAACCCGCCGACAGGATGCACATTCCATACGCGCTGTCCTTTTGCGATGGAAAAGTGCAAGCAAGTCACTCCGATGCTCCAGCAAGTTAAACCAGGTCATTCTGTAGCGTGTCATTTATATGAAACGCCACAATGA
- a CDS encoding D-2-hydroxyacid dehydrogenase, translated as MVTIYFTFEPREDLKQPLLAQFPQADFLFDKKLDVEKLAQSDVLVTYGEDLKEEHVQHADKLQWIFVASAGIEKMPAEAIAKRNILVSNVRGIHKKPMTESILAHILALKRVLPFIYEQQQKKEWNKKARPTELNGSTALIIGPGAIGGEVGRILQAFDVHTIGCNRSGKEAPYMNETYKLDDLKEQLPKADIILSMLPSTKETKHMLTREHFELMKSSAIFMNFGRGDLVETDTLVGVLQDELIEHAVLDVYEIEPLPADSPLWELDNVTLSPHFSSHSSRYVERSLDIFKPSLQKWLKGERDLENKMDILRGY; from the coding sequence ATGGTAACGATTTATTTTACATTTGAACCGCGCGAGGATTTAAAGCAGCCGCTTTTGGCACAGTTTCCTCAAGCCGATTTTTTATTCGATAAGAAGCTGGATGTGGAGAAACTTGCTCAATCAGATGTTTTAGTAACTTATGGGGAAGATTTAAAAGAAGAGCATGTACAGCATGCAGACAAACTGCAATGGATTTTCGTTGCTTCTGCTGGAATCGAGAAGATGCCGGCAGAAGCGATCGCGAAACGTAATATACTTGTTTCGAATGTGCGCGGTATACATAAGAAGCCGATGACTGAATCGATTTTAGCTCATATTTTAGCATTGAAACGTGTATTGCCGTTTATTTATGAGCAGCAACAGAAGAAAGAATGGAATAAAAAGGCGCGTCCGACAGAGTTAAATGGAAGTACAGCATTGATTATCGGTCCGGGTGCAATCGGCGGAGAAGTAGGACGTATACTGCAGGCATTCGATGTTCATACAATTGGCTGCAATCGTTCAGGCAAAGAAGCACCGTATATGAATGAAACGTATAAGCTGGATGATTTAAAAGAGCAGTTACCAAAAGCGGATATTATTCTTTCTATGCTGCCATCTACAAAGGAAACGAAACATATGCTGACTCGAGAGCATTTTGAACTGATGAAAAGTTCTGCCATCTTTATGAATTTCGGGCGAGGAGACTTGGTCGAAACGGATACTCTTGTCGGGGTTTTACAAGACGAGCTAATTGAGCATGCCGTACTGGATGTCTATGAAATCGAACCATTACCGGCAGACAGCCCGCTATGGGAATTGGATAATGTGACACTATCACCGCATTTTTCAAGTCATTCATCACGTTATGTGGAGCGCAGTCTGGATATTTTCAAACCAAGTCTGCAAAAGTGGCTGAAAGGGGAACGTGATTTAGAGAATAAAATGGATATTTTACGAGGGTACTAA
- the bcp gene encoding thioredoxin-dependent thiol peroxidase — protein sequence MTLENLQAPAFTLQNEEGKTVTLEEYKGKNVILYFYPKDLTPGCTTQACDFRDKYEDFSDLNAVILGVSLDDAAKHTKFIEKHGLPFSLLVDENHEVAEKYGVWTLKKNFGKEYMGIERSTFLINEEGIVEKEWRKVRVKNHIEDVLNYLKNRTN from the coding sequence ATGACATTAGAAAATTTACAAGCACCGGCATTTACATTGCAAAATGAAGAGGGGAAAACGGTTACGCTCGAAGAATATAAAGGCAAAAACGTTATTCTTTATTTCTATCCGAAAGATTTAACGCCTGGCTGTACAACACAGGCTTGCGACTTTCGCGATAAATATGAGGATTTCTCGGATTTGAATGCTGTAATTTTAGGTGTGAGTCTGGATGATGCAGCGAAACATACAAAGTTTATTGAAAAGCACGGATTGCCGTTTTCATTATTAGTCGATGAAAACCATGAAGTTGCTGAGAAATATGGTGTATGGACGTTGAAGAAAAACTTTGGGAAAGAGTATATGGGTATTGAACGTTCAACGTTTTTAATCAATGAAGAGGGAATCGTTGAAAAAGAGTGGCGTAAAGTACGGGTGAAAAATCATATTGAAGATGTGTTAAACTATTTAAAAAATCGCACAAATTAA
- the nikC gene encoding nickel transporter permease, which produces MAEIIQNQVQRIEEERVKGPWQEAWTNFKKSKSALFGSAIVLFFVLLAVLGPLFAPQGINEQNLSMRLQPPSADFWFGTDDLGRDIFSRILHGARISLTVGLSAVLISAVAGSFLGIIAGYYGRWVDTIISRIFDIMLAFPSILLAIAIVSILGPSLQNALIAIAVINIPNFGRLIRSRVLSIKEEEYIHAARAIGMKNSRILWKHILPNSMTPVIVQGTLAIATAIIEAAALGFLGLGAEAPQPEWGKMLADARMFLLNAPWAMIFPGLAIMLTVIGFNLMGDGLRDALDPKMKS; this is translated from the coding sequence ATGGCTGAAATTATACAAAATCAAGTTCAGCGAATTGAAGAAGAACGAGTGAAGGGACCGTGGCAAGAGGCGTGGACGAATTTCAAGAAAAGCAAGTCTGCGCTGTTCGGAAGTGCAATAGTGTTATTCTTTGTGCTTCTGGCAGTATTAGGCCCTTTGTTTGCACCACAAGGTATAAACGAGCAAAATTTAAGTATGCGTCTGCAGCCTCCATCTGCTGATTTCTGGTTTGGAACAGATGATCTCGGTCGCGATATATTTTCGCGAATTTTGCATGGGGCCCGCATCTCGTTGACGGTTGGTTTATCGGCTGTACTAATCTCAGCAGTTGCCGGAAGTTTTTTGGGGATTATTGCAGGCTACTACGGTCGCTGGGTTGATACGATTATTTCGCGGATCTTTGATATTATGCTTGCGTTTCCAAGTATATTATTGGCGATTGCCATTGTATCGATTTTAGGACCATCATTGCAAAACGCATTAATTGCGATCGCGGTTATTAATATACCGAACTTCGGCCGACTAATCCGGTCGCGGGTACTGAGTATAAAAGAGGAAGAGTATATTCATGCCGCCAGAGCAATCGGTATGAAAAACTCCCGTATATTATGGAAACATATTTTGCCGAACTCGATGACTCCTGTAATCGTACAGGGGACATTGGCGATTGCGACTGCGATTATCGAAGCGGCAGCACTCGGGTTTTTAGGACTTGGTGCAGAAGCGCCCCAGCCGGAGTGGGGGAAAATGCTTGCGGATGCGCGGATGTTTTTACTGAACGCACCATGGGCAATGATTTTCCCGGGACTTGCGATTATGCTGACTGTAATTGGTTTTAATCTTATGGGCGACGGACTGCGGGATGCGCTTGATCCGAAGATGAAAAGTTAA
- the perR gene encoding peroxide-responsive transcriptional repressor PerR codes for MSELHLKDALDTLKTTGVRITPQRHAILEYLIQSMIHPTADDIYKALCDKFPNMSVATVYNNLRVFREVGLVKELTYGDAASRFDFVTGDHYHMICDGCGKIVDFHYPGLNEVEQFASQVTGFQVNSHRLEVYGTCPDCIAVGATKVQ; via the coding sequence ATGTCTGAATTGCATTTAAAGGATGCGCTGGACACGTTAAAGACTACTGGTGTACGAATTACTCCTCAGCGTCATGCGATTTTGGAATATTTAATTCAAAGTATGATTCACCCAACAGCTGATGATATATACAAGGCGCTTTGCGATAAGTTTCCTAATATGAGTGTAGCAACAGTTTATAATAATTTACGTGTCTTTCGTGAAGTGGGCTTAGTAAAAGAGCTTACTTATGGGGATGCAGCGAGTCGTTTTGATTTTGTAACAGGCGACCATTATCACATGATCTGTGATGGCTGCGGTAAAATTGTAGATTTCCACTATCCCGGATTAAATGAAGTGGAGCAGTTTGCTTCGCAAGTAACGGGCTTTCAAGTTAATTCGCACCGTTTAGAAGTCTATGGTACATGTCCTGACTGTATTGCAGTCGGCGCAACAAAAGTCCAATAA